A window of Ruania suaedae contains these coding sequences:
- a CDS encoding LacI family DNA-binding transcriptional regulator, which yields MPKGQSSRVTIADVAAAAGVSKMTVSMTMNDRPGISAQTRGRVREAAAALGWEPDSTARRLAGAGAGAVGLVIRRPAHHVSADTFYMQLIAAMGSHLTSNGLALTLNVAESVAIEEEIYASFARRRSVDAVLVTDVAAEDPRAELLAGLGLPSVALGGPGTQFATLAADVSSVAEQIVDHLGDRGHRCLGRVATSPDFYYSRARSEAFAARAATRGLTVHVLEGAMTMAESEAMTGPLLESGVTALVYDSDPLMLGGLAAARRSGRAVPEDVAVVSWDGSGLTPYLTPAPTLIRRDVAALGIGAAEALMAATRTPPGPGFLAEGRDLSLPTLQVGETT from the coding sequence ATGCCGAAGGGGCAATCCAGCCGCGTGACGATCGCCGATGTCGCTGCCGCAGCCGGGGTGTCGAAGATGACGGTCTCGATGACGATGAACGACCGTCCCGGCATCTCTGCGCAGACGCGAGGCCGGGTCCGCGAGGCCGCAGCGGCACTGGGATGGGAGCCCGACAGCACGGCGCGCCGGCTCGCGGGTGCCGGCGCGGGGGCCGTGGGTCTGGTCATTCGGCGCCCCGCTCACCACGTCTCGGCCGACACCTTCTACATGCAGCTGATCGCCGCGATGGGCTCACACCTGACGTCGAACGGCCTGGCGCTGACTCTCAATGTGGCCGAGTCGGTGGCCATCGAAGAGGAGATCTACGCGTCCTTCGCTCGCCGGCGCTCGGTGGACGCCGTGCTGGTGACTGACGTCGCCGCCGAGGATCCGCGGGCCGAGCTCCTGGCGGGCCTCGGGCTACCCAGCGTCGCGCTGGGCGGCCCGGGGACGCAGTTCGCCACGTTGGCGGCGGACGTCTCGAGTGTGGCCGAACAGATCGTGGACCATCTCGGCGATCGCGGTCACCGGTGTCTCGGGCGGGTGGCGACGAGCCCGGACTTCTACTACTCCAGAGCTCGGTCGGAGGCGTTCGCCGCCCGGGCAGCCACGCGGGGGCTGACCGTGCACGTGCTCGAGGGCGCGATGACGATGGCCGAGAGCGAGGCGATGACCGGACCACTGCTCGAGAGCGGGGTGACCGCGCTCGTCTATGACAGCGATCCGCTCATGCTCGGCGGACTCGCCGCCGCTCGGCGTTCGGGGCGGGCCGTGCCGGAGGACGTGGCCGTGGTCTCCTGGGACGGCTCCGGCCTGACCCCCTATCTCACTCCCGCGCCCACGCTGATCAGACGGGATGTCGCGGCGCTGGGGATCGGGGCGGCCGAGGCGTTGATGGCCGCTACCCGCACACCACCGGGCCCCGGATTCCTGGCCGAAGGGCGCGACCTGTCCCTCCCAACCCTGCAGGTGGGGGAGACGACCTAG